A window of Aptenodytes patagonicus chromosome 1, bAptPat1.pri.cur, whole genome shotgun sequence genomic DNA:
TGTGACTGTCTTCTGTTTCCATGCGCTGCTTTACCTCGCTTCTCATTGATTTCTGTCCTCAGCAGTGTGCCCAGCCTGTGGAGACACCGCCACAGGAAGCAAAATCCCCGGTGAACCCCacagaagcagatgaaaaaaaagtagaggaaCAGGAGGTGAAGGAAAGACCAGATGAGCCAATGGAAGTAGAAAGCAAAGGTATCTCTAGGGAGGTTGTTTAATACCTTGAACAGCAATAAACCCCCCTCCCTCTCCAATACTATTTTCCTAAAGCTGCATCTTTTTTGCTTCAGCACTTCATCCTAAAGAAACAGGCATAAATGTAGACAATCAGTGGGGCTATTCCAGGACTTTGACCAGGGAGTTAGGGAACAGTATTAGGTTTCACAGGCTGAAGAACAAAACCTTGGACTTGCCGTGTTTCCCTACATCTCATGTTCCCCTTCTCTCCTGCAGCTGATGTGGAGAAAGTGGAAGACAGAGCACCTATTGAGAATCCCCCGGAACCTCCTGTAATCACTCTGGATGAGAAAGGTGAGTCATGATAGTTCCATTCTCTTCCTTAACCCCTCTCCTGCAAGGATTCCTTGTGGGTCCAACTTGCTGTGGTACCTGCCACGTTCTTTCTAATGATTTCCTGTGTGTACAGATGAGAAAAAGGATGATGATAAGAGAGATGTGGTGATGCTGCAGAATGGAGAGATGCTGAAAGAGTCAGTAGATGAAAGGCACAAGAAGGCAGTAAAGCAGCGCTTCATGTTCAACATAGCAGATGGTGGTTTCACTGGTATGAGAAATCTTTATATGCTTGAACTTGTTTATATGCCCCTGCTTGTGTTCATGAAATAACTTTCAACTGTTCTGGTGTCTCTTGCCTTTCCAGAACTACACTCCCTGTGGCAGAATGAAGAGCGGGCTGCAACTGTCACAAAGAAGACCTATGAGATCTGGCATCGGCGTCATGACTACTGGCTCCTTGCTGGGATTATCAAGTATCCTTACCCTGACGGACCAGTTCTCTCCCCTTGTACACAAACTATTCACGGTGAAGGTGACAGTCCTGGGTCTGACTGGAGTACATTAAGTGGGAGAGTGCTTTATCTTCTTTCACAAGAGTGAAAGTGCTGGTGGGAGGAGGAGTTTCCTGCCAGCATAGTTAAGACTTAGCAGGGCATAGTTctcattccttttccttggctCCTGTTCCTCCCCTCTCTGCACCCCCTTTCCCCACCCCCTCTTGAGAACTGTATCTGCCTGGGCTGTGTATTCCTTTGTTCTCACTACCTTTGTTTGCCTGAGCTCATCCCATCTCAGTCATGGCTATGCCCGTTGGCAGGATATTCAGAATGATCCACGTTACGCCATCCTCAATGAACCCTTCAAGGGTGAGATGAACAGGGGTAACTTCCTGGAAATAAAGAATAAGTTCTTGGCGAGGAGATTTAAGGTAAGGATTTCTCTTCAGTATGGTAAGTGCCTTTCAGCCAGCTGGACCTCTAATAACAAGAGCTTGCTGTTCTGACTTTCTGCTAAGAAAGTGAAGGCTTCTGCAGTGCCTTTCATTTTAGGGGGGGAACAAATAAGCAATATCTCTTAGGATCACGCAGTAGCTCCATGATAGGAGCTCCCTTTACTCTAGAAATGGTATTGGGGAGCTTGGTTCAGTGTTCTCTCTCTCCAAATGTCTATTGAACAACTGGTATGCAGGAGGCTTAAGGTTCCAAGTGGCTGTTTCCATCACAGCTTCTGCTTGGTGTGCTACAACCCACTCAATGTGCCTAAGCAGAACTTAGAAACATCGTACAGATTGGTGAAAGGGTTGCCTTCAGTCTCTGCCTCAACCTATTTGGGAGTGACCATAGCTTAGTTCTGGGAGTGATTTAAGACCAACCCAAACAAAGGCCATGTAGTTCTCAGTCTTGGGGCAAAACATTAATTCAAGTGTAGTCTGGCTGGTCAGTTCTGCACTAACAGGATTCAAATTGATTTCTCCAAATGTCCCTGATGTGCTTAAGAGTTTTTAGACTCTTCCTGTAAGTAGCATGGGATACTTCTCACTCAGATTCAAAGAGAAAGCTCCATCCCCTTTGCTCCAATAAATAGCAAACAACTTGGTCTTTAAAAAGAATCTGAGGAGGAATTGAGAATCCTAGAGGATTTATTAAACTACATGTAGCCTGGTTTTCTTGTGTACCTGGCCTAGCTTAATGGAGCCCTTAATTGTTTTGGGCTCTTCAGGCTTTACTCAATATAAACAGAAGCTGGTGAAAGGAGGTTCAGATGCAGAATCTCACCTCATGAGATAGTGGAGAACTGGATCAGGAGAGACTGGGGGTGCAAACAGGCTGCTCTTCAGGCCACTGCTGCAAGACTTTCTCATTACTGCCCCATCTTGCAGCTCCTGGAGCAAGCGCTGGTGATCGAGGAGCAGTTGCGGCGAGCTGCCTATCTGAACATGTCAGAAGACCCAACTCATCCATCTATGGCTCTGAACACACGTTTTGCAGAGGTGGAGTGCCTGGCTGAGAGCCACCAGCACCTATCCAAGGAGTCAATGGCCGGGAATAAACCAGCCAATGCCGTGCTGCACAAAGGTAATGCAGCGTGTTAAACAAGGGTGGGATAGGGGTTTAGCATTTAGCATCGCTGTCCCCTCTGGTCTCTTCCCTTGTGGGGTGTCCCTTTCCCCTCTGAACAGATGTCCCTTTCTCTTCCAGTTCTGAAGCAGCTGGAGGAACTTTTGAGTGACATGAAGGCAGATGTGACTCGTTTGCCTGCCACCATTGCCCGTATCCCACCTGTGGCAGTGCGCCTCCAGATGTCCGAGCGCAACATCCTCAGCCGGCTGGCCAACCGCAGCAGTGAGCCCCCTCCACCGCCACCTCCCCAACAAGTACGTACCCTCTCTGGTCAGTAAGCAGCGTTACCTagggggggagcggggcctcCACAGGGAAAGCCAGGGTCTATTGACCAGGCATTGAGTCTCGGATTGTCTTCTCTTGCCTTACAGGTGGCCCAGCAGCAGTGAGTCCCCGGCCCAGTGCTGTTGACCTTTCGGCCAAGCTGAAgtgacccccccaccccaccccttcaCACTCTACCCCTCTGCCTGACATTCCTGACTGGGTGCTGTTTCCCTCCATGGAAGCTGCTGCGCAGGTCTCTGGGAGGAGAAGAAACTCCTTCCTCTGCAGCCAGCCCGTTGGAGCAAGGAGTGTGCTTAGGAGAGAGGGGGATGTATGATGGACTCTGTATATAGTGACTGGAGGCCACAGCGCCATGTCTGTTACACGGAGAACCTGGCTGCATTGCTCGCTGCCTCCGCCTGGAATtccagtttttgtttttaattttattttgagtttGTTTACTGAAATGAGTGCGCAGGCAAGACCAAGCAAAAGCCAGGACAGAGACAAAGCTACCTCCATCAAGATCCTTTTTAATACAAAAACTGACCGGACTTGTCCACTAATAAGCAGCTtgaagacaaaaacaaacaaaaaaaaaaaatcaaaaaacagagcaaaaccttggtaaaactgaaaaataaagtttccttgtattttattttgttgccaCTACTTAGCAGAGGAGGGGTGGGGTAAGTGTGAGTGATCAGTTACCTCTCCCTGTAGTATTCCTGATGTGTCAGccatgtcctttttttcctgcgTCAGAGCAGGTTTCTGGGTTTCCTGCAGCTCTACGAATTCTTGCTTCCCCCTCGCGTACACACTAAGCCCTTTCTTTGTTGCCTGCTTTTGGTATGCTTACCCCACGCCACCGCTTAGGCTGCAGTCTGCTGCGACCGGAGGCCTTCGGGGAGGATGAAGTTGCGCGGTGCCTGTCGCCTGCCTGCTTCGAGCTGCCAGCGGACACAAGCGGGGGCCTGCTCTGCCGCTCCCTCCGACCTGCGGGGGGCGCCTGGGCCTGCAGCCTCCCCTCGGGACCCCTCGACTTCCCTTCCCTGTTCTGCTGGCCCTCGACGAgctgctgcccgccgcccccgggagCTGGGCCCAGGCCTCCCGGCGGACGGAAGCGCCTcaccgggccgaggccccgcgtGTCCCCGCGGCGCCGTGACGCCGCCGCCCCGGAGCCCGGCGGGCCGGCACCGCAGCAGGCCGGGCGTCTGACGTTGCCGGCCGAGCCACTCAGCGAGCAGGAGCGGCGGCGCTAGCCAatgggcgggggcgggggcggagcCGAGGCCGGGCGCATGCGCCAGCGtggggcggcggggaggcctGCACGTGTggcggcgggcccggtgccgccGGAGGGTGCCGCGGCGCCATGGGGCGGAAGCTGGACCCCACCAGGAAGGAGAAGCGCGGCCCCGGGCGCAAGGCCCGCAAGCAGCGGGGGGCCGAGGTGGAGCTGGCCCGCTTCCTGCCGCCAGGTAAGCTCGGCCTGGTCCGGCCCGGTGCCGCCTCGCGGCGCCCGGTACCGCCGGTGCGGTCTGCCTGACCGCCGCGTGTCTTTCCGCAGAGCCGGATACCGGTCGGAAGAAGCTTTCCAGTCACGGGCGGAAGAGGTgagggcggcggcccggcggggcgggggtcgCGGGGGTGGCTGGGCCGGGGCTGACCGCCGCTTCCCCTCCCGATCTAGGGCAGCGAAGAGGCGACTGGGAGCGGGCAGCGTCCCGGCGGGGAGGAGGCcgctcggaggaggaggaggaggaggaggaggagggcgagaGCCGGCAGGTGAGTgccgagccggggcggggggccggcagccaccctgccctgctgctcccccgGGGTGCCCCACCACCCCCGCCACCGTCCGGCTTCGGCCTCTTTTTTATGGTACGGGACAGgtagaatttctttattttagacGAATTTTTCCTGATTTCTGGTCCCAGCCGTGCTTTCTGAAGAACAAACTAGTAAAAGGTCTCTTTTTCCACGTGTTAAAGCTAGTTCTGGCTTGTTCTCCATTCACGGCGAGGTTATCGCAGGCAGGTTGGGTAGCTGAGGCTTTTAAGCTCGCTGTGTTATGTCCTGCGTAGCCTAGGAAGCTGTTGCAGTAGGAAGAAGGAAGGGTAGGCAAAAATTTGGGAAGGAGGGTACCGTAATACGTCAGAGCAAATACCGTAAGAATTTTGTAcctgtgtttttcctttggtACTTGTAGTTAGGTCTCTTTAAAGTTTCACTGGGGGAGAGGTGAGAATGTGCCCTTGTTTATGATTGAGAAAACTGATGTGGAGAACAAGCAGTCCCTTCTCTTGGACAGGCAGCTCAGGGCTAGGATGAAGGCCTCTTTTGTATAACAACTAAAAAACCAGGGCAGCTGTCTTTGAGAATAATGCCTAACTTTTAACCACTTATTCTGCCTGTAGTTAAAGAGCAGGTATCCCCACAGAAGGAGAAACATGCCGTAAAGGCAGCAGGACAAACCCCTCGTGGCCGGTCTGGCTTCAGTGATGGCAATTCAAAATGGCTGGCGCTGGCCAAAGCCAAGAAAATCCCGTCTAAAGGAAACAACGTGGAGTTATCCAGCGATGGTGAGGTGGAAGAGGGCagctgggagatggaggaggagaatGGGAGCAGCGAGGAGATGGTGGATGATTATGGTGCCTCATcatcagaggaagaagaggtagGAGCTTTTTGCCCTTAATTACGCAAGAAATATTTGACTTTGTTGGCTGAAAGGACCCATCAGGCCTGGGGAAAAAGGGTGACTTTACTGGGGGGTGGATGGTGAGGTGGCAGAGagctttccccttcttcccttcaCAAGAACGATTTTAAGTTTAGCAACTGATCCCAGCGTAACATTCGGTGCTTTTGTTTGTTGTCCTTTTTAAGCAGAGCAGATGAAATTTCACAGTTGGCGGGAAGTCAGGGGGCACCTGGGGATATTGTTTCATtaatcttttctctctgtttagtTGCTGCCTATTGAAAAAGCTGCCCTGAAGCAGAAGTCTGACAGGTGAGGATTTGAGAACATCACCAGTCCACAGAGTCTTTCCTGGTTAGATGAGAAGCCTGCGTTGTTCGTTCTTATGTCTTCTCTGCTATCTAAGAAATGATAGTTGTGAAGTGCCTGTGTGATACTGTTGTATAAAACATCCGTCCTGTTCTTCGTCCTTAGGGGAGGCCTCAGTGAAGATGacagtgaagaggaggaggaggaggcggcagcagaGGAGGCAAGCAGGCAGAAAATgggacagaaggaggaagagagccCGGATCTGCAGCTCAACCTGGATATAGACGAACAATTTAAACTGCCAACAAATGAACAGATTGAGAGAGAGGATATCCTTTTTATCTGTAGCATCCATAAGCCATATgcatgcagcagcacagggccTGGATACAACCAAAGAGCTTCATTTGGACTTTATCATGAATATTACTTAGCAAGAGCGTTTTGTGTATGACAAGGTATTTTTTAGATGAGCTGCCCTAATAGATAGTATACAACGTTGCGCTTCTGTACAGCATGGTTAGGAAATCTGTTATGCCCTGTATGGAGCTTGGAGCCTGCCCCAATTTCTTTTCTAGTCCTAAATGCATGTGGATATCTTATCGTGTAGTTCGTTCCTCTGTACCCTGATTTTCCTGGCAGGTGTTTGTCCAACCCATTTCTAGAACCTCTGATGACAGCGATTCCAACATCCAAAGTGCTTGCTCTTGGGCTTTGGTGATTTTAATTTCCTGCCCCCCTAGTACAATTTAATCCCGCCTCTTTTCATTCGTACCCCTTAGTTGCCCTTGGGGAACTTCTGGTCTCCTTTCTGCTACAGGTaatgttttcagtattaaaaGACTTTTGTTGTCGTCGTCACTGtcgttttccattttttttttctgtttatctaaAGTAACTGACCAAATCCTTTTAAATACTTTGTAGTTCCTGCCTTGTAAACTTTTTCATCCAGTTCCATCCTTTGAATCCCCCCTCTGCTGAGCTCTGATGAAAGCATATTCCAACAAGGCATTTCTAGTGTGGGTGCTGTCGTGATGCAGGAGTCCTGCATGATTGATTGTGCTTGTAAAGAACCTGTGTGCGAGTTTCTTGGCTGTTTATGATTCCTTAGTGGTCTTTCTACCTGCTGAGCCACCTGACCTGCACATCATTCACCAGCGCATCAAGGGCAACATGGAGGTGCTGCAGGACTTTGTGGTGAAGCGGGAGGAAGGACGCACGCGACAGGAGTACCTCGCGTTGTTGCGCCGGGACATGGCTGCCTACTATTCCTACAGTGACTTCTTGCTCATGAAGCTCATGGACATCTTCCCACTCCCTGAGGTAGGATGCTGCCCTGCCCATACCTTTGCTGACTGATGAGGATTTGGCTGCCTCCTTGGGTCTTCATTTTTATCTCTGTTCTCTGTCCCTTCTTCCATCCAGCTGATAAACTTCCTGGAAGCCAATGAGGTTCCCCGCCCTGTGACCATTCGCACCAACACACTCAAGACGCGGCGACGGGATCTGGCGCAGGTGAGCAGGAACCTGTGGTTTTCTCCTGCACTGCCTGTCACACAGGGCGGTGTCTCAGTCCCATCTTCTTGTCTTGCAGGCTCTAATCAACCGTGGTGTGAATCTTGACCCCTTGGGGAAGTGGTCGAAAACGGGACTTGTTATTTATGACTCCTCTGTGCCTATCGGTGAGGTCGCCCTTCCTGTCACAGAGCTGAGCTGACCTGCTCTTGGCTCCCTTTCTTTCACgttattttcatttgttctgcCTTCCCTGCCCAGGTGCCACCCCTGAGTATCTGGCTGGGCACTACATGCTGCAAGGAGCCTCCAGTCTCCTCCCTGTCATGGCTCTGGCTCCACAGGAGAACGAACGCATCCTGGATATGTGCTGTGCCCCAGGAGGCAAGACCAGCTACATAGGTACCACCCTGTAGCCTTGGGTGGGAGGCTTGGGAGGGATGCTCTGTGAAGTGATGAGTTTCCATTGGCCTATACAGAAAGGGGGAACAGAGGGGGACAGaacttggggaaaggaggagggtgGCTGTCCCTACGGGCAAAAATGCAGGAGGTTTTCAGCCCCTTGCTGATGTGTTTTGCCCTCGTGCAGCTCAGCTTATGAAGAACACGGGTATGATCTTGGCcaatgacagcaatgctgagcgGCTACGTAGTGTGGTAGGGAACTTACATCGGCTGGGAGTCACCAATGCTGTAGTGAGTAACTGCGATGGACGCCAGTTCCCCAAGGTATGTTCCTGCCTGCTTTGGGGTGTCCTTACCATGCTTATCTAGAGCTGCTGTGCTGTCCCTTTAGTAAAGCTGTGTTCTCCAAAGCCACTTGTCACAGGAGGATGAGTAGAGCTGCTGGGGAGCGTTTGTTATTTGATATGGAGACAGGAAGGTGGACAGGGAGGATTGAGGgatctttcctgccttcccagtcTTCTGGTTCCCCTTCTAGTCTTGGTCTTGTTCTGAGTCCCCACCTGTGAGCGTAATTCCAAATGTACATCTGCCTGTAGGTGCTTGGAGGGTTCGACCGTGTCTTGCTTGACGCTCCTTGTAGCGGAACAGGCGTCATTTCCAAGGATCCTGCTGTCAAAACCAACAAGGTGAGTGACCAGCGGGGCACAAGATGGGGATTCAGGTTTGAGTCATGAGAGGAAGGGCTTCGGGGCAGCTTTGTTCTTGAGACATGCCTGCAATAGGGACACtgacttttccttctctttcctatTCTGTGTGTTGTACCAGAGCTAGGTTTTTTGAGGTTAGTTCTGCAGAAGACTCCAGAATCTTCTATATCATACGTGCTTTGCTCTCCTGTCATTCCTCCATCCACAATAGAGGCCTGGAGTGCTTCCCTGTGCCTCTAGCATCCTaacctatttttctctttcaggatgAGAAAGACATCCTGCGCTGTGCTcacctgcagaaggagctgattCTTAGCGCTATAGATTCAGTCAATGCTGCCTCAGAGACAGGGGGTTACATTGTCTACTGCACTTGCTCCATCATGGTAAGTCCCTTCCATGCTCTGCTGTGGTCATCTCCTACTCGGGGGACTGGTGAGCTTTGTATCCTAATGCATAGTCTCTGGCAGGTGGAGGAGAATGAGTGGGTTGTGGATTATGCCCTGAAGAAACGCAACGTTCGTTTGGTGGCCACAGGCCTGGACTTTGGCAAGGAAGGCTTCACCAGGTGCGTGCTAGGTCACAAGCTGCACAGGTGACTGTTCCTTGGTGGCCAGGTTTGAGCAGAGGCATTCTATCACTTCTCACCCCAACTTCCTCCTCCAGGTTCAAGGACCGTCGCTTCCACCCCTCCCTCAAGTCTACGCGGCGTTTCTATCCCCACACGCATAATATGGATGGGTTCTTCGTTGCCAAGTTCAAGAAATTCTCTAATGCCATCCCCCAGGCACAAAAAGGTAACCTAGTGCTGGAGCTCAGCTGAGCTGCCTGGGCCTGCTCTCGCAGGCTGCTTCCCCTGCAGAAGTCGTGCAGGTTCTTCTTAGAgcacctttctctctttttttcagatgaagaacCTGCTGTGGAAGCAGCAACTCCGTCCGCTGTCCCTGATACCGTCATGGAGC
This region includes:
- the NOP2 gene encoding 28S rRNA (cytosine(4447)-C(5))-methyltransferase; translation: MGRKLDPTRKEKRGPGRKARKQRGAEVELARFLPPEPDTGRKKLSSHGRKRAAKRRLGAGSVPAGRRPLGGGGGGGGGGREPAVKEQVSPQKEKHAVKAAGQTPRGRSGFSDGNSKWLALAKAKKIPSKGNNVELSSDGEVEEGSWEMEEENGSSEEMVDDYGASSSEEEELLPIEKAALKQKSDRGGLSEDDSEEEEEEAAAEEASRQKMGQKEEESPDLQLNLDIDEQFKLPTNEQIEREAAEPPDLHIIHQRIKGNMEVLQDFVVKREEGRTRQEYLALLRRDMAAYYSYSDFLLMKLMDIFPLPELINFLEANEVPRPVTIRTNTLKTRRRDLAQALINRGVNLDPLGKWSKTGLVIYDSSVPIGATPEYLAGHYMLQGASSLLPVMALAPQENERILDMCCAPGGKTSYIAQLMKNTGMILANDSNAERLRSVVGNLHRLGVTNAVVSNCDGRQFPKVLGGFDRVLLDAPCSGTGVISKDPAVKTNKDEKDILRCAHLQKELILSAIDSVNAASETGGYIVYCTCSIMVEENEWVVDYALKKRNVRLVATGLDFGKEGFTRFKDRRFHPSLKSTRRFYPHTHNMDGFFVAKFKKFSNAIPQAQKDEEPAVEAATPSAVPDTVMEPQLKKKKLEGSKVDKEQKPPQPALKKRHSLQAQRRPLKAGRPSPKMMRPQVPTRKKHRVKPTGR